In the genome of Megalops cyprinoides isolate fMegCyp1 chromosome 7, fMegCyp1.pri, whole genome shotgun sequence, one region contains:
- the LOC118780613 gene encoding nascent polypeptide-associated complex subunit alpha-like isoform X8 — translation MPGEATETVPAMEQELQQPQGETAPSTAPPPKVAPPVAGLSPALEEEDDLPPLIPPEESVMLVETPPKNTPAAAPPAAPASTPKAAPPAAPISTPKPTPPPTPAAAPPAAPLSTPQSTPVPAKPESVIKNDKGSGTESDSDDSVPELEEQDSAQAQTQQAQLAAAAEIDEEPVSKAKQSRSEKKARKAMSKLGLRQVTGVTRVTIRKSKNILFVITKPDVYKSPASDTYIVFGEAKIEDLSQQAQLAAAEKFKVQGEAVSNIQENTQTPTVQEESEEEEVDETGVEVKDIELVMSQANVSRAKAVRALKNNNNDIVNAIMELTM, via the exons CTTCTACTGCTCCACCTCCAAAAGTGGCACCTCCAGTTGCTGGCCTGTCTCCAGCCCTAGAGGAGGAAGACGACTTGCCCCCTCTCATACCTCCCGAGGAGTCAGTCATGTTGGTGGAGACTCCACCAAAAAATACCCCAGCTGCTGCTCCCCCAGCAGCACCTGCCTCCACCCCCAAAGCTGCCCCACCAGCAGCACCCATCTCCACCCCCAAACCCACTCCGCCTCCAacccctgctgctgcaccccCAGCAGcacctctctccaccccccaaTCCACTCCAGTCCCTGCAAAGCCGGAGTCTGTGATCAAGAACGACAAGG GTTCTGGCACGGAGTCAGACAGCGATGACTCGGTAccagagctggaggagcaggactctgcacaagcacagacacagcaggcaCAG CTTGCAGCGGCTGCCGAAATCGACGAGGAACCAGTCAGCAAAGCTAAACAAAGCCGGAGTGAGAAGAAGGCTCGAAAG GCAATGTCCAAACTGGGTCTTCGCCAGGTGACAGGAGTCACTAGGGTCACTATCCGGAAGTCCAAAAACATCCTGTTTGTCATCACCAAACCAGATGTCTACAAAAGCCCTGCCTCAGACACATACATTGTGTTTGGAGAAGCCAAG ATAGAGGATCTCTCACAGCAAGCCCagctggcagcagcagagaaGTTCAAGGTCCAAGGAGAAGCTGTGTCTAATATCCAAGAGAACACACAGACGCCCACTGTGCAGGAGGAGagcgaagaggaggag GTTGACGAGACTGGGGTAGAAGTGAAGGACATTgagctggtgatgtcacaagCCAACGTGTCACGGGCAAAGGCTGTACGCGCACtcaagaacaacaacaatgacatcGTCAACGCCATTATG gAATTGACAATGTAA